The following coding sequences are from one Candidatus Borkfalkia ceftriaxoniphila window:
- a CDS encoding RpiB/LacA/LacB family sugar-phosphate isomerase, which yields MKTIKEKQLLVGADFAGFPLKEAVVAHLQKKGWTITDVGVKADSDPDDTDLMFHRVGLRVGSMISEGEFERALIFCGTGMGIHIAASKCPHVHAGVVESVPAALRAITGNGVNVLAMGAFYVAPAMGCDIADAYLNANLGSGYEWWHNFYEFHKLAIDELEAFDYEEYKKNGFKVKKLGDYPLSLETKPD from the coding sequence ATGAAAACAATCAAGGAAAAACAGTTATTGGTCGGCGCGGACTTCGCAGGCTTTCCGCTCAAGGAAGCCGTCGTCGCGCACTTGCAGAAAAAGGGCTGGACGATCACCGACGTGGGCGTAAAAGCGGACAGCGATCCCGACGACACGGATCTTATGTTCCACCGCGTGGGCCTTCGCGTAGGCAGCATGATCTCCGAAGGCGAGTTCGAGCGCGCGCTCATCTTCTGCGGCACGGGCATGGGGATCCACATCGCCGCCTCGAAATGCCCGCACGTGCACGCGGGCGTGGTGGAGAGCGTTCCCGCGGCCCTTCGCGCCATCACGGGCAACGGCGTGAACGTGCTCGCCATGGGCGCTTTCTATGTGGCTCCCGCCATGGGCTGCGACATTGCCGACGCTTACCTCAACGCGAACCTCGGCAGCGGCTACGAGTGGTGGCACAACTTTTACGAATTCCACAAACTCGCCATCGATGAACTGGAAGCCTTCGATTACGAAGAGTACAAGAAAAACGGCTTTAAAGTGAAAAAACTGGGCGATTATCCCCTTTCGCTAGAAACCAAACCCGACTAA
- a CDS encoding glycosyl hydrolase, with the protein MKNEGLLSTLLRANVRDFRPVVFWSINSELGEEELCRQIGEMKSFGLGGFIFHARAGLTTEYLSNEWFRLVGVCLEEAKKQDLKVWMYDEFGWPSGFVGGKLLSERDFRARYLEYEIKDEFDGSAFAVYSLDGGTPRLLKRGERAEKYHTLYERVSDAYVDILNPAVTERFIEETHEKYFERFAPSFGKELLGFFTDEPQFYRYATPVSAVTEQEFFKTYGENLKDGLIYLFLNDEKGYPFRVKYYNLMNRLYCENFYGKLNDWCEGHGCMLTGHSVEETCFFTQMWGGADCASSYLYEHIPAIDNLAKYSPANISARSAGSVAAQRGVNLVMTETFGCSGNSATPMELRHIADKQYVHGVDLMCQHLYNYSIAGQGKTDHPVHFGRTLPWISGYKTFNDYFARLGFLIASSKEEAPVAVVTPMESVYLDYRRLSEDAARENVDVGFAKIADALRENGVAYQFVNEKVLEKLGGVRDGRLVVGKCAYSAVVLANCRELKENTVRLLTSYLKEGGKLAVEGAAPAFVGGVPADLSALKSNISLGALPKPSAVVACECEYTCRTLDSGARFVFAVNDSAAPAKLSLAGRFSELNLETLEGFSPQSEFTVPPFGSLLLEENGAYKEPPFAAKRKQTIVPAFVGREKNCLTLENAQVLTENGETLSGYVYGVFETLVKRGYCGKIRVRYVFESDAARKISLLCEKQNVRGERFNGKPVRFSQDASDINFIRADVCAEAGENVYEYEADFADSEQIKNVLFDDAVPESLRNCFSYATLMEPVYLEGDFDASGDRLSAPAPKTAGDLMKQGLQNFCGAAEYSFALQEGGKILLRPVGNFAMCEFFCEGEKSTVLLGESATMRLAEGGHEIRVRCYSTMRNKFGPFHCAYDENGGVSPDFFTLRGGWKDERTNAAYTPEKKLVPFGLESIEVSFEK; encoded by the coding sequence ATGAAAAACGAAGGTCTGCTTTCGACGTTACTGCGCGCAAACGTGCGCGATTTCCGGCCCGTGGTTTTTTGGAGCATCAACTCCGAACTCGGCGAAGAGGAACTTTGCCGCCAGATCGGGGAAATGAAGTCGTTCGGTCTGGGCGGGTTCATTTTCCACGCGCGGGCGGGGCTGACGACCGAATATCTGTCAAACGAGTGGTTCCGCCTTGTGGGCGTATGCCTCGAAGAGGCAAAAAAACAGGATCTCAAAGTATGGATGTACGATGAATTCGGCTGGCCGAGCGGATTCGTGGGCGGCAAACTGCTTTCCGAACGGGATTTTCGCGCCCGCTATCTGGAATACGAGATCAAAGACGAGTTCGACGGGAGTGCCTTTGCCGTGTATTCTCTCGACGGCGGTACGCCGCGCCTTTTAAAGCGCGGCGAGCGCGCCGAAAAGTATCATACGCTGTACGAGCGCGTTTCCGACGCGTACGTGGATATTCTGAACCCCGCCGTGACCGAGCGGTTTATCGAGGAAACGCACGAAAAATATTTCGAGCGTTTCGCGCCCTCGTTCGGCAAAGAACTTTTGGGATTTTTCACCGACGAGCCGCAGTTTTACCGCTACGCGACGCCCGTTTCCGCGGTGACCGAACAAGAATTTTTCAAAACGTACGGCGAAAATCTGAAAGACGGGCTCATTTATCTGTTTTTAAACGACGAAAAGGGCTATCCTTTCCGCGTAAAGTACTACAATCTGATGAACCGCCTGTACTGCGAGAATTTTTACGGCAAACTCAACGACTGGTGCGAGGGGCACGGTTGTATGCTCACGGGTCACAGCGTGGAGGAAACCTGCTTTTTCACGCAGATGTGGGGCGGCGCGGACTGCGCGTCCAGTTATCTGTACGAGCATATCCCCGCCATCGACAACCTCGCGAAATATTCGCCCGCGAACATTTCCGCGCGTAGCGCGGGCTCTGTCGCCGCGCAGCGGGGCGTGAACCTCGTCATGACCGAAACGTTCGGTTGCAGCGGCAATTCCGCCACGCCTATGGAACTAAGGCACATCGCGGACAAACAGTACGTGCACGGCGTCGACCTCATGTGCCAGCACCTGTATAACTATTCAATCGCGGGGCAGGGCAAGACCGATCACCCCGTGCATTTCGGCAGGACGCTGCCCTGGATTTCGGGCTATAAGACGTTCAACGACTATTTCGCCCGCCTCGGCTTTTTAATCGCCTCGTCGAAGGAAGAGGCGCCCGTCGCCGTCGTCACGCCCATGGAAAGCGTCTATCTCGACTATCGGCGTTTGAGCGAGGACGCGGCGCGCGAAAACGTGGACGTCGGCTTTGCGAAGATCGCCGACGCGCTGCGCGAAAACGGCGTCGCCTATCAGTTCGTCAATGAGAAAGTGCTCGAAAAACTCGGCGGCGTGCGGGACGGGCGGCTGGTCGTCGGCAAGTGTGCCTATTCCGCCGTCGTGCTCGCAAACTGCCGCGAACTCAAAGAAAATACCGTGCGCCTTTTGACTTCGTATCTGAAAGAGGGCGGCAAACTCGCCGTCGAGGGCGCGGCGCCCGCGTTCGTCGGGGGCGTTCCCGCCGATCTTTCCGCTCTTAAAAGCAATATTTCTCTCGGCGCTCTGCCCAAGCCCAGCGCCGTCGTCGCCTGCGAATGCGAATATACCTGCCGCACGCTGGATAGCGGCGCGCGCTTCGTCTTTGCGGTCAACGATTCCGCCGCGCCCGCGAAACTGTCGCTTGCGGGCAGGTTCAGCGAGTTAAATCTGGAAACGCTCGAAGGGTTTTCCCCGCAAAGCGAGTTTACCGTGCCCCCGTTCGGCTCTCTTTTGCTCGAAGAAAACGGCGCGTACAAAGAGCCGCCCTTTGCCGCAAAACGGAAACAAACGATCGTGCCCGCGTTCGTCGGCAGAGAGAAAAACTGTCTGACGCTGGAAAACGCGCAGGTTCTGACCGAGAACGGAGAAACGCTGTCGGGCTATGTGTACGGGGTATTCGAAACGCTCGTCAAGCGCGGCTATTGCGGAAAGATCCGCGTACGCTATGTTTTCGAAAGCGATGCGGCGCGGAAGATCTCTCTGCTTTGCGAAAAGCAGAACGTGCGCGGCGAACGGTTCAACGGCAAGCCTGTCCGCTTTTCGCAAGACGCTTCGGATATAAACTTTATAAGGGCGGACGTCTGTGCGGAAGCGGGCGAAAACGTCTATGAATACGAGGCGGATTTTGCGGATTCCGAACAGATCAAAAACGTTCTTTTCGACGACGCCGTGCCCGAAAGCCTCAGAAACTGTTTCAGTTACGCCACGCTGATGGAGCCCGTCTATCTGGAAGGGGATTTCGATGCGTCGGGCGATCGTTTAAGCGCACCCGCGCCGAAGACTGCGGGCGACCTTATGAAACAGGGATTGCAGAATTTCTGCGGGGCGGCGGAGTATTCGTTCGCGCTGCAAGAGGGCGGAAAAATTCTTTTGCGGCCCGTCGGGAATTTTGCCATGTGCGAATTTTTCTGCGAAGGCGAAAAGAGCACGGTGCTTTTGGGCGAATCGGCTACGATGCGCCTTGCGGAGGGCGGGCACGAAATACGCGTCAGATGCTATTCGACCATGCGCAACAAGTTCGGGCCTTTCCACTGCGCGTACGACGAAAACGGCGGCGTATCGCCCGACTTTTTCACCCTGCGCGGCGGCTGGAAAGACGAGCGCACCAACGCGGCCTATACGCCCGAGAAAAAACTCGTGCCGTTCGGGCTGGAATCGATCGAAGTTTCGTTTGAAAAGTAA
- a CDS encoding alpha-L-rhamnosidase-related protein: protein MFKEAKPIWIESKKKDYNRLCGFLLKFHKSEQSDYELNVAAADCYQCYLNGTFLLAGPARSAKDTFRADTLSIGEKLRDGENILVFLVASYKVNSFQYVENDAFLQAEVLCGGKPLTCTDKYTLAFDIPEHVQKTPRYSFQRAFTEVWKLDAGYSEMLAGERVANAREVVLQEEKKILPRASRIPAFSELVPTVVGSGSMLSAQAYENSEVLNGPQFLQPTKIFKTFAGNKLECDLYEEMRGLKTVSFDYEVNGGTLEEGLFQLFDFSLDACGFLSLEVVAEKDSVFYVLFDEILRDSDVDPFRLNCLNCVKYVCEQGTYRTLTLEPYTLRYAKIFCAAGRIRVERFCLKEVANPAVKGAKFSFADEKLEKIYRAALNTFAYNCVDIFMDCPSRERAGWLCDGYFTGRVEHLLTGENRTEHDFLENFLLPKKFERLPKGMLPMCYPSDHPDGNFIPTWAMWFVLELDRYASESGDLGMVERARHKIYALLEYFSAFENEFGLLEDLEGWVFIEWSKAAEFTNGVNFCVNMLYALTLETVGKLYRDEAALQRAARMREKIRELSFDGQFFTDHAVRKEGVLTPAKDTTEVCQYYAFFTETATPERYPALWQTLLSDFGPDRKKTGRYPLVWPANAFIGNYLRLSLLERYGCGEQLISEIRGYFTYMADKTMTLWENDTDAASCNHGFASYVLCWLETLNQTKKKGV, encoded by the coding sequence ATGTTTAAAGAAGCAAAACCGATCTGGATCGAAAGTAAAAAGAAAGATTACAACAGGCTGTGCGGATTTTTACTGAAATTCCATAAGTCGGAGCAGAGCGATTACGAGTTGAACGTCGCCGCGGCGGATTGCTATCAATGCTATCTCAACGGCACGTTCCTCCTCGCGGGGCCCGCCCGCTCGGCGAAAGATACTTTTCGCGCCGATACCCTTTCCATCGGGGAAAAGTTGCGCGACGGCGAAAACATTCTGGTATTTCTGGTCGCCTCGTACAAGGTAAACAGTTTCCAGTACGTAGAAAACGACGCTTTTTTGCAGGCGGAAGTCCTGTGCGGCGGCAAGCCGCTCACCTGTACCGACAAGTACACGCTTGCGTTCGATATTCCCGAACACGTGCAGAAGACGCCGCGCTACTCTTTCCAGCGCGCCTTTACCGAGGTATGGAAACTGGACGCGGGGTATTCGGAAATGCTGGCGGGCGAGCGCGTTGCGAACGCGCGCGAAGTCGTATTGCAGGAAGAGAAAAAGATTTTGCCGCGCGCGAGCCGCATCCCCGCATTTTCGGAACTGGTGCCGACCGTCGTCGGCAGCGGTTCCATGCTGTCCGCGCAGGCGTACGAAAACAGCGAGGTTTTGAACGGTCCGCAGTTTTTGCAGCCGACGAAAATTTTCAAGACGTTTGCCGGCAACAAACTCGAATGCGATCTGTACGAAGAGATGCGCGGCTTGAAAACCGTATCGTTCGACTACGAAGTCAACGGCGGCACGCTGGAAGAAGGACTGTTTCAACTGTTCGATTTTTCCCTCGACGCCTGCGGCTTTCTCTCTCTGGAAGTCGTTGCGGAGAAAGACAGCGTCTTTTACGTGCTGTTCGACGAGATCCTGCGCGATTCCGACGTCGATCCCTTTCGGCTCAACTGCCTGAACTGCGTCAAATACGTATGCGAACAGGGTACGTACCGCACTTTGACGCTGGAACCCTACACCCTGCGCTACGCAAAAATTTTCTGCGCGGCGGGCAGGATCCGCGTCGAGCGTTTTTGCCTGAAAGAGGTGGCGAATCCCGCCGTGAAAGGGGCAAAATTCTCCTTTGCCGACGAAAAACTCGAAAAGATCTATCGGGCGGCGCTCAATACGTTCGCCTACAACTGCGTGGATATCTTCATGGACTGCCCCTCGCGCGAGCGCGCGGGCTGGCTGTGCGACGGATATTTCACGGGGCGCGTGGAGCACCTTTTGACTGGGGAAAACCGCACCGAGCACGACTTTCTGGAAAATTTTCTGCTTCCGAAAAAGTTCGAACGCCTGCCTAAGGGCATGCTGCCCATGTGCTATCCTTCCGACCACCCCGACGGCAACTTTATCCCCACCTGGGCGATGTGGTTCGTCCTCGAACTCGACCGCTACGCGAGCGAATCGGGCGATCTCGGCATGGTAGAACGCGCGCGGCATAAGATCTACGCGCTTTTGGAGTACTTTTCGGCGTTCGAAAACGAGTTCGGGCTTCTGGAAGACCTCGAAGGCTGGGTATTCATCGAATGGAGCAAGGCGGCGGAATTTACGAACGGCGTCAACTTCTGCGTCAATATGCTCTACGCGCTCACGCTGGAAACGGTCGGAAAACTGTACCGCGACGAGGCCGCGCTGCAAAGGGCCGCGCGCATGCGGGAAAAAATACGCGAACTGTCCTTCGACGGACAATTTTTCACCGATCACGCGGTGCGCAAAGAGGGCGTTCTCACGCCCGCGAAGGATACCACGGAGGTATGCCAGTATTACGCCTTTTTCACGGAAACGGCGACGCCCGAACGATATCCCGCGCTGTGGCAGACGCTTTTAAGCGATTTCGGACCCGACAGGAAAAAGACGGGCCGCTATCCTCTCGTGTGGCCCGCCAATGCCTTTATCGGCAATTATTTGCGGCTTTCGCTCTTGGAGCGCTACGGCTGCGGCGAACAGTTGATCAGCGAGATCCGAGGCTATTTTACCTATATGGCTGACAAGACGATGACGCTCTGGGAAAACGACACGGACGCGGCGAGTTGCAATCACGGGTTCGCCTCCTACGTTTTATGCTGGCTGGAAACGCTCAACCAAACCAAAAAGAAGGGAGTATAA
- a CDS encoding glycosyl hydrolase, protein MKRTIAVCLACLTAAALLLSGCGKVDDKLTPPPIVGNERTFDEEAFSDPALKFRPLPIIHASEFETNGVDKATLDMLKEYGYGGVATNVSFLENYLESEEMWDSLVSNVEYAIEELGLRVWLYDELHYPSGAAGGLVLRDHPEWQAEGLVNGTKIVSAGARVEISAPHGHSFAFAKAFAGTGVDDMDLSDCVDLMPRVKNGTLTWQADKDRVVAVQYVKYFYEGTHAVNNWAELRRYINVLKAEPVQEFIRVTHEQYKSRLGKYFGNGIEAFFTDEPSMLGTYFDGPPTTPGVKDPVDPDIPLLPTANYSSDMTEKFLKLRGYSPENYYSYLYEGESDAAKRFRWDYYKTLGELMASNYSGQIGAWCEDNGVSLTGHFLLEEDIYMHPIFNGNIMRNLSNMQMPGIDLLTANPATAVNWCSTTAKFAASAAHFGGKSKVMSEVSAAFDAVETSDMYAKLGSVAVQYAMGVNQIGTFYRPHLMSEEENRLFTDTIGRMGYMLDGGVHESNVAVYYPIEGIYIDTLPPAHLNRFNDKVRSTSANFSDLVRTLVGNQIDYDILDAVNLAACEVEEGALVTPSGERFKAIVVPRTKALEDAAVQKLAEAAAGGVSVIMQNTNGILSNTAAGQAALTQALDDITTSRNFSYQKTATNVSDYLRELGVKSVVLEKSNRDVVAVKHKYKNNSVFMFVNSSPQNVNITVRLNEIGDLYRQWDVYGGAVELISVRTEGEETIVDLSLPANRCTFITVE, encoded by the coding sequence ATGAAGAGAACAATCGCAGTCTGTCTCGCCTGCCTGACCGCCGCCGCGCTTTTATTGTCCGGCTGCGGCAAGGTGGACGATAAACTCACGCCGCCGCCCATCGTCGGCAACGAGCGTACTTTCGACGAGGAGGCGTTTTCCGACCCCGCGCTCAAATTCCGCCCGCTGCCCATCATTCACGCGAGCGAATTCGAAACGAACGGAGTGGATAAAGCGACGCTGGATATGCTCAAAGAATACGGCTACGGCGGCGTTGCGACCAATGTTTCCTTTCTCGAAAATTATCTGGAAAGCGAGGAGATGTGGGATTCGCTCGTATCCAACGTGGAGTATGCCATCGAAGAACTGGGCCTCCGCGTCTGGCTGTACGACGAATTGCATTACCCCAGCGGCGCCGCGGGCGGGCTGGTTTTGAGGGATCATCCCGAATGGCAGGCGGAAGGGCTCGTGAACGGCACGAAGATCGTGTCCGCGGGCGCGCGCGTCGAGATTTCCGCGCCGCACGGGCATTCGTTCGCCTTTGCAAAAGCCTTTGCGGGCACGGGCGTGGACGATATGGACCTTTCCGACTGCGTGGATCTGATGCCGCGCGTGAAGAACGGCACGCTCACCTGGCAGGCGGATAAAGACAGGGTCGTGGCGGTGCAGTACGTCAAGTATTTTTACGAGGGTACGCACGCGGTCAACAACTGGGCGGAACTTCGGCGCTATATCAACGTATTGAAAGCCGAACCCGTGCAGGAATTTATCCGCGTGACGCACGAACAGTATAAATCGCGTCTGGGCAAATATTTCGGCAACGGCATCGAGGCGTTTTTCACCGACGAGCCGTCCATGCTGGGAACGTATTTCGACGGCCCGCCCACGACGCCCGGCGTCAAAGACCCCGTAGATCCGGACATTCCGCTCCTTCCCACTGCCAATTACAGCAGCGATATGACGGAAAAGTTTCTGAAACTGCGCGGTTATTCCCCCGAAAACTATTATTCATATCTCTATGAAGGGGAATCCGACGCCGCCAAGCGGTTCCGCTGGGATTACTACAAGACGTTGGGCGAACTGATGGCTTCCAACTATTCGGGGCAGATCGGCGCCTGGTGCGAGGACAACGGCGTGAGCCTGACGGGGCACTTCCTTCTGGAAGAAGATATCTATATGCACCCGATCTTCAACGGCAATATCATGCGCAATCTGTCGAATATGCAGATGCCGGGGATCGACCTTCTGACGGCGAATCCCGCCACGGCCGTGAACTGGTGTTCGACGACGGCGAAATTTGCCGCGTCCGCCGCGCATTTCGGCGGAAAGTCAAAGGTGATGAGCGAAGTTTCCGCCGCCTTCGACGCCGTGGAAACGAGCGATATGTATGCGAAACTCGGTTCGGTGGCGGTGCAGTACGCGATGGGCGTCAACCAGATCGGCACGTTTTACCGTCCGCATCTGATGAGCGAAGAGGAAAACCGCCTGTTTACCGATACCATCGGACGCATGGGCTATATGCTCGACGGCGGCGTGCACGAGAGCAACGTGGCGGTGTATTATCCCATCGAGGGCATCTACATCGATACATTGCCGCCCGCGCATCTCAACCGATTTAACGACAAGGTCAGAAGCACGAGCGCGAATTTCAGCGATCTTGTGCGCACGCTCGTCGGGAATCAGATCGATTACGACATTCTCGACGCGGTCAATCTCGCCGCGTGCGAAGTGGAAGAAGGCGCGCTCGTCACGCCCTCCGGCGAGCGGTTCAAGGCGATCGTCGTTCCCCGCACCAAGGCGCTGGAAGACGCCGCCGTGCAAAAACTCGCCGAGGCTGCCGCGGGCGGCGTTTCGGTGATCATGCAGAATACCAACGGCATTCTGTCCAACACGGCCGCGGGGCAGGCGGCGCTCACTCAGGCGCTCGACGATATTACGACGAGCAGGAATTTTTCTTATCAGAAGACCGCTACGAACGTATCCGATTATCTTCGGGAACTGGGCGTAAAGTCGGTGGTGCTGGAAAAGAGCAACAGGGACGTGGTGGCGGTCAAGCATAAATACAAGAACAATTCCGTGTTTATGTTCGTCAATTCGTCGCCGCAGAACGTGAATATCACCGTGCGTCTCAACGAGATCGGAGATTTGTATCGGCAATGGGACGTTTACGGCGGCGCGGTCGAACTGATCAGCGTCCGCACGGAAGGGGAGGAAACGATCGTCGATCTGTCCCTTCCCGCAAACAGATGTACTTTTATAACAGTGGAATAA
- a CDS encoding DUF5011/hyalin repeat domain-containing protein, giving the protein MKRKLIAILAAVTLLCSVFVGMTFSASAEGERGFGMSKSEWKDFFGQVKEYDDGIGIGADANLQLPLYGETISLAMQFSIVPDTDFWYVLAFANNADFSAGSVHTGPNTGCFVIMMQPGADSMNFNVFHWKEKDGALARTDIALGALPVEGGLQAGVPFTVDIALFGENPSITVKQGDKTCVYDKGSHAELANISRAQISDAYGRTYLNTASYAAGEGTLKELKFTSISTLGGVEDVRNWSGAGISAVSGGVQLTGSAQYLRAVDMSSKYLKLTLDVKMIIGNVDAWIALGFGKTPALPTANQAGLNIMMRNQAGKIAMQPEINAFGGEGAVLKTTDFGLGKITIEMEEVEGKMVFSINRKVVSHETFDALTFADFTDENGCFYFSFGSFVQGDQSTNNVEVLGITTDIKAKENIYIEVSDMPESGMVGTAVTLPEGKVVQADGEEIAADITVTDPEGSDVAVTDGKFTPAVKGEYTVVYSAEDSKGNKASNTYKITVVDPDDALSMDSIKDMNNWHAPYGGVSAVDAGMQVFAHSYYKLPLSMNEGALRATFHINGLWDGNDTDEATSTDAWVAVGFVNKPAITAPGGFAADGLYVRLNNKDGKLLVSVHYFSPFGAEDIAIEDTFANESDALGDVTIEIQKKDEGVRLFVNGKEMRHENLKKVYYSDLVDANNCTYLALSAYDNDDADQKLPNVQTRCFTLTALSHEKTEVVEDTTPPVITVSGVPTEGTVGEKVILPPATVTDDLDSGLTEKISVKGPDGKSVAVVNNSFTPQEAGTYTIVYSASDSAGNKAQDQTFTIVVKAAAGGGCGSSFAAEGAVLALVCVLGAAALVLTAFRKKN; this is encoded by the coding sequence ATGAAAAGAAAACTTATCGCAATTTTAGCGGCGGTCACGCTGCTGTGCTCGGTCTTTGTCGGCATGACGTTTTCGGCCTCTGCGGAGGGTGAACGCGGTTTCGGCATGAGCAAGAGCGAATGGAAGGATTTTTTCGGTCAGGTCAAGGAATACGACGACGGTATCGGCATCGGCGCGGACGCGAATCTTCAATTGCCTTTGTACGGAGAGACGATTTCTCTGGCAATGCAATTTTCCATCGTGCCCGATACCGATTTTTGGTACGTGCTCGCGTTTGCGAACAATGCGGATTTTTCGGCGGGATCGGTGCATACGGGACCGAACACGGGGTGTTTCGTCATTATGATGCAACCCGGCGCGGACAGCATGAATTTCAACGTCTTTCATTGGAAAGAAAAGGACGGCGCGCTCGCGAGAACGGATATCGCGCTCGGCGCGCTACCCGTCGAGGGCGGCTTGCAGGCGGGCGTTCCCTTTACGGTGGATATCGCGCTGTTCGGGGAAAATCCGAGCATAACCGTCAAACAGGGCGACAAGACGTGCGTGTACGACAAAGGATCGCACGCGGAACTTGCCAACATTTCCCGCGCGCAGATTTCCGACGCTTACGGCAGGACGTATCTCAATACCGCAAGTTATGCAGCGGGCGAGGGGACGCTCAAAGAACTGAAATTCACGAGCATTTCGACGCTCGGCGGCGTGGAAGACGTGCGCAACTGGTCGGGTGCGGGCATTTCGGCCGTGTCGGGCGGCGTGCAACTCACGGGCAGCGCGCAGTACCTGCGCGCGGTGGATATGTCTTCCAAATACTTAAAACTCACGCTCGACGTGAAAATGATCATCGGCAACGTGGATGCATGGATAGCGCTCGGGTTCGGCAAAACGCCCGCTCTTCCCACGGCAAATCAGGCGGGCCTGAATATCATGATGCGCAACCAGGCGGGAAAGATCGCGATGCAGCCCGAAATCAACGCGTTCGGCGGCGAGGGCGCGGTCTTAAAGACGACCGATTTCGGCCTCGGCAAGATCACCATTGAAATGGAAGAAGTCGAGGGCAAAATGGTCTTTTCGATCAACCGCAAAGTCGTGTCGCACGAGACGTTCGACGCCCTCACTTTTGCGGACTTCACCGATGAAAACGGCTGTTTCTATTTCAGTTTCGGCAGTTTCGTGCAGGGCGACCAGTCGACCAACAATGTGGAAGTACTCGGCATCACCACCGATATCAAAGCCAAAGAAAATATCTATATCGAGGTTTCCGATATGCCCGAAAGCGGCATGGTCGGCACGGCCGTGACGCTGCCCGAAGGCAAAGTGGTGCAGGCGGACGGCGAAGAGATTGCTGCGGATATCACGGTTACCGACCCCGAAGGCAGCGACGTCGCGGTGACAGACGGCAAATTTACGCCTGCAGTCAAGGGCGAATACACCGTCGTGTACAGCGCCGAGGACAGCAAGGGCAACAAAGCGTCCAATACCTACAAGATCACCGTCGTAGATCCCGACGACGCGCTTTCGATGGATTCCATCAAGGATATGAACAACTGGCACGCGCCTTACGGCGGCGTCAGCGCCGTGGATGCGGGTATGCAGGTGTTCGCGCACAGTTATTACAAACTTCCCCTGTCCATGAACGAAGGCGCACTGCGCGCAACGTTCCACATCAACGGGCTTTGGGACGGCAACGATACGGACGAAGCGACTTCCACCGACGCGTGGGTCGCGGTCGGTTTCGTGAACAAACCCGCCATCACCGCGCCCGGCGGATTTGCCGCGGACGGACTCTATGTGCGGCTCAACAATAAGGACGGCAAACTGCTCGTTTCCGTGCATTATTTCTCGCCGTTCGGCGCGGAAGACATCGCCATCGAGGATACGTTTGCCAACGAATCCGATGCGCTCGGCGACGTGACCATCGAGATCCAGAAGAAGGACGAGGGCGTGCGCCTGTTCGTCAACGGCAAGGAAATGCGCCACGAAAATCTGAAAAAAGTATATTATTCGGACCTCGTGGACGCGAACAACTGTACCTATCTCGCGCTTTCCGCCTACGATAACGACGATGCGGACCAGAAACTTCCCAACGTGCAGACGCGCTGCTTTACGCTCACCGCGCTCAGCCATGAGAAGACGGAAGTCGTCGAGGACACCACGCCTCCCGTCATCACCGTTTCGGGCGTACCCACCGAAGGGACGGTCGGGGAAAAGGTCATTCTGCCTCCCGCGACGGTCACGGACGATCTCGACAGCGGGCTTACGGAAAAGATCAGCGTGAAGGGACCCGACGGCAAAAGCGTCGCGGTCGTGAACAATTCCTTTACGCCTCAGGAGGCGGGAACCTATACGATCGTGTATTCGGCGAGCGATTCCGCGGGCAATAAGGCGCAGGATCAGACGTTTACGATCGTCGTCAAGGCAGCGGCCGGCGGCGGCTGCGGCTCGTCCTTTGCCGCGGAAGGCGCGGTTCTGGCGCTCGTATGCGTATTGGGCGCGGCGGCGCTCGTTCTCACCGCTTTCAGAAAGAAAAATTAA